GTAGAGTGCAACATGGAGGACTGTTTCTATTTTTTCAGTTTGTTAGTTTGCGGAATTTTCAAGTTAGTTATTACACTGCGCATCTCTATTTCAGTATATAGTTGAGGGTTTGAGATGAACGTGTCAGGTTCAAGGCTTCTTTTTGAGGAAGCTGTGCACGGCTGCGCATAGGCCTGCACATTGTTTACTTAACACGCCTAAGAAACGGGAATTTGTTTCTCATTATTACTCTTACTGCAATTATTAGTCAAGAATAAAATATGTAAATTCGTACCAGCTGGTACAGAATATGTCAAAGACACAGTATCGTGTGATGCACTACTTCATTTGAATTTCATCATCTCCAGATTCAAACCCCATTTCTCTCTACTGCTATTACAATTTCTGAGAGGGTCTCATCATGGGATGGTTCAACATTCTCCCAAATGATATTATGCTTGAAATTCTAACTCGTTTACCAACTGAATCTGTTCTGGACTGCAAATTGGTGTGCACAACATGGAATAATCTTGCTCATCATCCATCATTCTCTCGGCTGCACTTGAATCGTCTTCTTATTTCTGCTGCTATTGATTCCGGTAAGTTTAGCTTTATTGTCTTAAGTCGTGAACGAGGGATTAGAGAAATGTCTTACGGtgagtatgatgatgatgattgtcaTGATACAATCTTTAGTAGAATTACAATGATAATCTTAAGCTCTCCATTTGTGGATTATTCTTTTGTTGGCTCGTGCAATGGTTTAGTTTGCTTCAATGCATTGCTTGAAGACgaaggtggttatatatatatctgTATGGACCTGCGTTTATCTGTAATCCGATCACCAGGGAATATATTATCCTTCCAGAATGTGAAAGACAGTATTTGTGGACTGGATTTGGTTACATTCTTTCAACAATGAGTACAAAATTGTTAGGGTATACGAGTCAGGGGGAGACTCAAACGTCGGAATTGTTGAGGAATGGAGAAATGCAGGAGCCATGGTCATTAATATGGATAACGTTAAATACCAAGTTGGTGCGTTTGcaaatggagctcttcattgggcGGACGAAAAAGGAAACATTGTTCTTGCTTTCCATCTGGCCGATGAGAACTTTAACGAAATTCTATCACCACCACCTTGTTTGAGACGAGCTGATGTTCCATATATCGAATATGAAATGAAACTGGGAGTTTTACGTAATTTTTTAAGTGCTAGTTTTTATTACGATAACGGTGATTGTGACATATTGTTACTGAAGAAGAATAAAGATGAGAATGAATTCAGTTGGAGTAAAGAGTTTAGTTTTGGCAATAAAGAATTGACAACGGAAATGACACCGGTTGTGTTAACAAAGAGCGGAAGGCTACTGTACTATGGGTGTGGAGAAATATATAGTTATGATCCAGAAACTTCATCTGCCAAAGTGGATCCGTGGTTTGGCAAGTCTATTTCTCAAGTAATCCATCACAAGAATAGTTTGGTTTCATTGAAAGCGTTAGGAGAAAAGGATACAAAAACAATGGAATCTGGTGAATGAACACTTTCAAATGAGGAGACAGAAAACGGTGATAACtgaagcagcagcagaacaacGTAAGAGATATCTAGGAAAGTGTAACGATGATAGACCTTCATTGATAGTTTATGCATTTTGAGATTTCCGCATCCTTTTAGTTTTAATGAATGTGTAATttacaatttttttctttctttcagaaTCGAATTAGTTGGCAATTTGTGCTCATATTTTATCATGTATGGATTGTTGGGATAATTGaatcgctctgataccaattgttgggacaattggatcgctctgataccagttgttggagttcagagccatctacgtgctaatgttgcggaaacatattagctaacaagaaacacttgatctctcgaattgctccatgaacctcactacgatttaggataagaagaagataaagagaaccacacagatgcaagccataaacaaaataacaagaagtaaagtactcacagatttaacgtggttcaacaatatacataatgtgtgtaatattgtctacatccacaaAATGACTatgacctctttattcattatagaatcaccactgcgaattacacaactgactgactatatcaatccatcgactcactaTAACGTGGCCGAACACAAGAACTCTCccaagcaccctataagatccaaagtagtgtCTCCACCCATATGAGATAATATTTACCGtattatctaccacaacgagatgatcttctctgcacaccctgacatagattaccatggacgcctttagcttaacaccaataatctaatccagcaccaccaagatgatcttctcctcaataagatgtcttaccaacatctccatatgaa
This is a stretch of genomic DNA from Papaver somniferum cultivar HN1 chromosome 1, ASM357369v1, whole genome shotgun sequence. It encodes these proteins:
- the LOC113288979 gene encoding F-box/kelch-repeat protein At3g23880-like; translation: MGWFNILPNDIMLEILTRLPTESVLDCKLVCTTWNNLAHHPSFSRLHLNRLLISAAIDSGKFSFIVLSRERGIREMSYGEYDDDDCHDTIFSRITMIILSSPFVDYSFVGSCNGLVCFNALLEDEGGYIYICMDLRLSVIRSPGNILSFQNVKDSICGLDLVTFFQQ